Proteins encoded by one window of Cylindrospermum stagnale PCC 7417:
- a CDS encoding amidohydrolase codes for MANLSNYTSYNGCGCNSFIGDILERAGHNLLQYRNFLKLSMGSNELLDTSNSFAATASSIAASEETPATDTPSQDNTVPDKNYPADTIYFGGSILTMVADEDRVEALAVKAGKIVAAGSETEVMKLKGYNTGMVDLKGKCLMPGFIDPHSHVTMQSAKFFTVNLDPAPIGTVQSIIQKDGERPEFSIQGQLRKYIEEKKPALGTLIIGWGYDDTYSKEKRHPCKEELDAISTDYPILLVHISNHLCACNTTLLELAKINESTEDPAGGVIRRKEGTNEPNGVLEEKAMMLVLPYLPAVSPNNAMKMLEEGLQYYAAAGITTAQDGAASLGGKTLLEEMDKAGKLPIDVVSYLLFTGVDQATLNQIPGVYSNTHNPRNRFRVGGVKLVVDGSIQGRTAFLTEPYLNSPDTPIIADKCSDQKTEQMFLSTKIDINTTANSLTEEEDNNKGYSGYPNMKQEEVTQWVRDCDSRNVQILIHTNGDAATDFMINAIKDLRKVDSLRDLRTTIIHAQTIREDQLDEVVKYNLIPSFFPIHIAFWGDRHKTLFLGDERAKRISPARSALDRGLKITLHHDAPIAGISMLAVASASVNRMTYDQENKPNEVLGEDQKITPFEALRAITADAAWQYFEEDHKGTLEVGKRADLVILSQDPLVIGKEKPLEMKDIEVVATIKDGQPIYSLEDKARVSGLARRI; via the coding sequence ATGGCTAATTTGTCTAACTATACTAGCTATAATGGCTGTGGCTGCAACTCTTTCATAGGTGATATCCTAGAAAGAGCGGGTCACAACTTGTTACAGTATCGGAACTTTCTCAAGTTATCGATGGGATCTAATGAACTGCTAGATACCAGTAATAGCTTTGCTGCCACTGCGAGTAGCATTGCTGCTTCAGAAGAGACACCTGCTACTGATACCCCAAGTCAGGATAACACCGTACCAGATAAAAACTACCCTGCTGATACTATCTACTTTGGAGGATCTATTCTCACCATGGTCGCAGACGAAGACCGGGTGGAAGCACTGGCCGTGAAAGCAGGCAAAATTGTAGCAGCTGGATCAGAAACAGAAGTGATGAAACTGAAAGGTTACAACACTGGGATGGTGGATCTCAAGGGCAAATGCCTCATGCCTGGCTTTATCGATCCCCACTCCCATGTGACGATGCAGTCAGCTAAGTTCTTCACCGTCAATCTCGATCCCGCTCCCATCGGCACGGTGCAATCTATTATTCAAAAAGACGGAGAAAGGCCAGAATTCAGTATTCAGGGACAGCTAAGGAAATATATTGAAGAAAAGAAGCCTGCTCTCGGCACCTTAATTATTGGCTGGGGCTACGATGACACCTACTCTAAGGAAAAGAGACATCCTTGCAAAGAGGAGTTAGATGCTATCTCCACGGATTATCCCATCCTGCTGGTGCATATTTCCAATCATCTATGTGCCTGCAACACTACACTGTTAGAATTGGCTAAGATAAATGAATCTACCGAAGATCCTGCCGGTGGCGTGATCCGACGGAAAGAGGGTACTAACGAACCCAACGGAGTGTTAGAAGAAAAAGCAATGATGTTAGTTCTGCCTTACCTCCCAGCTGTCTCTCCTAATAATGCAATGAAGATGCTCGAAGAGGGGCTACAATATTATGCCGCAGCAGGCATCACTACTGCCCAAGATGGTGCTGCCAGCCTCGGTGGAAAAACTTTGCTAGAAGAAATGGATAAGGCAGGGAAACTGCCTATTGATGTGGTTAGCTATCTCTTATTCACAGGGGTAGATCAGGCTACCCTTAATCAAATTCCGGGAGTATATTCAAACACTCACAACCCCAGAAATCGCTTTCGCGTAGGTGGCGTGAAATTAGTGGTAGATGGCTCTATCCAAGGCCGTACAGCTTTTCTGACAGAACCTTACCTTAACTCCCCTGATACACCGATAATTGCTGACAAGTGTTCGGATCAAAAGACTGAGCAGATGTTTCTCAGTACCAAGATTGATATCAACACGACTGCCAATAGCCTGACAGAAGAAGAAGACAATAACAAAGGCTACTCCGGCTACCCCAATATGAAGCAAGAGGAGGTGACACAGTGGGTACGGGATTGCGATAGCAGAAATGTCCAAATACTCATTCATACCAATGGGGATGCGGCCACCGATTTTATGATCAACGCGATCAAGGATCTACGGAAGGTCGATTCATTGCGTGATCTACGAACTACTATCATCCATGCCCAAACTATTCGAGAAGATCAGCTTGACGAAGTTGTTAAGTATAATTTAATACCATCTTTCTTCCCGATCCATATTGCCTTTTGGGGCGATCGCCATAAAACGCTATTCCTTGGGGATGAGCGTGCAAAACGGATCAGCCCCGCTCGGTCGGCTCTAGATCGTGGTCTGAAAATCACCCTACATCATGATGCTCCCATTGCGGGAATCAGTATGTTGGCAGTGGCTTCAGCCTCAGTGAACAGGATGACCTACGATCAAGAAAATAAGCCTAACGAAGTGCTTGGTGAAGACCAGAAAATTACACCGTTTGAAGCTTTACGGGCTATTACTGCTGATGCCGCGTGGCAGTATTTTGAAGAAGACCATAAAGGCACTCTAGAGGTCGGTAAACGAGCAGACTTGGTAATACTATCGCAAGATCCTCTGGTAATAGGAAAAGAAAAGCCATTGGAAATGAAAGATATTGAGGTAGTTGCAACCATTAAAGACGGGCAGCCCATTTATTCACTTGAAGACAAAGCAAGAGTATCAGGTTTGGCAAGAAGGATTTGA
- the crtO gene encoding beta-carotene ketolase CrtO, with protein sequence MTTMQEYDVVIIGAGHNGLVCAAYLLKAGYSVLLLEKRSVPGGAATTEECIPKEAPGFKFNLCAIDHEFIHLGPVVEELELTKYGLEYLECDPVVFCPHPDGKYFLAHKSLEKTCAEIARYSERDAQKYAEFTDYWQRALGAMIPMFNAPPKSIIDIFGNYDVKKLKDLFSVIGSPSKTLDFIRNMMTSSEDLLNEWFDSEFLKAPLARLSSELGAPPSQKTIAIGAIMMAMRHNPGMARPRGGTGALVQALVKLVTSKGGVILTDQHVDKILIDDGKAVGVRVAGNTEYRAKYGVISNIDAQRLFLQMTEKSDIDAVDPDLWERLERRIVNNNETILKIDLALDEPLRFPFHAHKDEYLIGSILIADSVAHVEQAHSKCTLGEIPDADPSMYVVMPSALDPTLAPPGKHTLWIEFFAPYQIAGAEGTGLKGTGWTDELKNKVADRVIDKLATYSPNVKKATIARRVESPAELGERLGARKGNYYHIDMTLDQMIFFRPLPELANYKTPIENLFLTGAGTHPGGSISGMPGRNCARVFLQSKHPITQGLRDARDSIKSTVGSVFGIS encoded by the coding sequence ATTACAACTATGCAAGAGTATGATGTGGTCATTATCGGCGCAGGACATAACGGGCTAGTATGTGCTGCTTATTTACTGAAAGCTGGCTATAGCGTCTTGCTACTAGAAAAGCGTTCTGTCCCCGGTGGTGCAGCGACAACAGAAGAATGTATCCCAAAAGAAGCACCAGGATTTAAATTTAACCTCTGTGCCATTGACCATGAATTTATTCACTTGGGGCCAGTCGTCGAAGAATTAGAACTGACAAAATACGGCTTAGAATATCTAGAATGTGATCCAGTTGTTTTTTGTCCCCATCCTGATGGCAAGTATTTTTTGGCGCATAAGTCCTTAGAAAAAACTTGTGCTGAAATTGCCCGTTACAGTGAGCGAGACGCTCAAAAATATGCCGAATTTACAGACTACTGGCAACGGGCACTGGGGGCAATGATTCCCATGTTTAATGCACCGCCAAAGTCAATTATAGATATTTTTGGTAACTACGATGTCAAAAAACTGAAAGATTTATTTTCAGTCATTGGTTCCCCATCAAAAACGCTGGACTTTATTCGCAACATGATGACCAGCTCCGAAGATTTACTTAACGAGTGGTTTGATTCGGAATTTCTCAAAGCACCATTAGCAAGATTATCCTCAGAACTTGGTGCGCCACCTTCACAAAAAACCATTGCCATTGGTGCAATTATGATGGCAATGCGTCATAACCCTGGTATGGCTAGACCTCGTGGTGGTACAGGTGCATTAGTGCAAGCATTAGTGAAGTTAGTCACAAGTAAAGGTGGCGTTATCCTCACAGACCAGCACGTGGATAAAATCTTAATTGATGATGGAAAAGCCGTGGGTGTAAGAGTTGCTGGTAATACAGAATATCGTGCTAAATACGGCGTGATTTCTAATATTGATGCCCAGCGGTTATTTTTACAAATGACCGAAAAAAGCGACATTGACGCAGTAGATCCTGATTTATGGGAAAGATTAGAACGCCGCATCGTCAATAATAATGAAACTATTCTCAAGATAGATTTAGCTTTAGACGAACCGCTGCGCTTTCCCTTCCACGCGCACAAAGACGAATATCTTATTGGCTCGATCTTAATTGCAGATTCGGTGGCTCATGTAGAACAAGCTCATAGTAAATGTACTTTGGGAGAGATTCCCGATGCTGACCCATCGATGTATGTAGTCATGCCTAGTGCCCTTGACCCCACATTAGCACCACCAGGCAAACATACCCTATGGATTGAGTTTTTTGCCCCTTATCAAATCGCCGGTGCAGAAGGCACAGGTTTAAAAGGTACGGGTTGGACAGATGAATTGAAAAACAAAGTAGCAGACCGGGTAATTGATAAGTTGGCGACCTATTCACCAAATGTGAAAAAAGCAACTATCGCCCGTCGTGTAGAAAGTCCGGCAGAATTGGGCGAAAGATTAGGCGCACGTAAAGGGAATTATTACCATATTGATATGACCCTAGATCAAATGATTTTCTTCCGTCCCCTGCCAGAATTAGCGAACTACAAAACCCCCATTGAAAATTTATTTTTAACTGGTGCGGGAACTCATCCGGGTGGTTCGATTTCCGGAATGCCAGGTCGCAATTGTGCTAGGGTATTCTTGCAATCAAAGCATCCCATCACCCAAGGTTTAAGGGATGCAAGGGATTCAATTAAATCAACTGTCGGGTCTGTGTTTGGTATTAGTTAG
- a CDS encoding HNH endonuclease family protein has product MAKVSMDALIPREAFEVNNQLNQNTGTYTTTLRITDLEKKEFFFADLRKPDFQRETNDWDEKRICEFIESFLEVDLIPAVILWKGTSSYTFIIDGSHRLSALVAWINDDYGDGEISQKFYEYKIPEEQIDAADKTRKLINGKIGSYQDYRLSLTESHNVNPNIAAKAKRLGTIAIQIQWVVGDSSKAAESFFKINQKAAPINETELRLLRARKKPNGVATRAIIRSGKGHKYWSGFSNDKQDKIQAIAKEINEIFFSPNFSNTIKTLDVPIGGKNYSSQSLALVLEFVNIVNNVEDEDNLEKDVTGDETLQFLTKSRKVAKRINSDHASSLGLHPIVYFYSPGGRHKLGAFYGVVALILHLEANKSFANFIKVRSDFESIIWQYEYLITQIVTRKRSAIDGSKYVKLFYLKIIDELLQGTPNNFVISKTIADPDFKHLKLQETDSTDNVENQDFSRATKSAVFIKEALSQALRCKICHGYLHSNSIQVDHILRKRDGGSGTQDNAQLTHPYCNSTLKN; this is encoded by the coding sequence ATGGCAAAAGTCAGTATGGATGCTTTGATTCCACGAGAAGCATTTGAAGTAAATAATCAGCTGAATCAAAATACAGGAACGTACACCACAACACTGCGTATAACAGACTTGGAGAAAAAAGAATTTTTCTTTGCAGATTTACGCAAGCCAGACTTTCAACGAGAAACTAATGACTGGGATGAAAAAAGAATATGTGAGTTTATCGAAAGTTTTCTTGAAGTGGATTTAATACCAGCCGTTATCCTATGGAAAGGTACCAGTAGTTATACTTTTATAATTGACGGTTCGCATAGACTGAGTGCTTTAGTAGCATGGATAAATGATGATTATGGCGATGGTGAAATCTCCCAGAAGTTTTATGAATATAAAATTCCAGAAGAACAGATTGATGCAGCAGATAAGACAAGAAAGTTAATTAATGGAAAAATAGGTTCTTATCAGGATTACCGCTTGTCTTTAACAGAAAGTCACAATGTTAATCCCAATATAGCTGCCAAGGCAAAACGTTTAGGAACTATTGCTATTCAAATCCAGTGGGTTGTAGGTGACTCATCTAAAGCAGCAGAATCATTTTTCAAGATCAATCAAAAGGCAGCACCCATAAACGAAACCGAGCTTCGTTTGTTAAGAGCTAGGAAAAAACCAAATGGGGTTGCTACTCGTGCAATTATCAGGAGTGGAAAGGGTCATAAGTACTGGTCAGGATTTTCTAATGATAAACAGGATAAAATTCAAGCAATTGCTAAAGAAATAAATGAAATATTTTTTAGTCCTAATTTTAGTAATACAATAAAAACTTTAGATGTGCCAATTGGTGGTAAAAATTATTCTTCACAAAGTTTAGCTTTAGTTTTAGAATTTGTAAATATAGTAAATAATGTAGAAGATGAAGATAACTTAGAGAAAGATGTGACTGGAGATGAAACACTCCAATTTTTAACAAAATCAAGAAAAGTCGCAAAAAGAATAAATAGTGATCATGCCTCCTCTTTAGGTCTACATCCAATTGTATATTTTTACAGTCCCGGAGGTCGTCATAAGCTTGGTGCATTTTATGGTGTTGTTGCCTTAATACTACATCTTGAAGCTAATAAGTCTTTTGCGAATTTCATCAAAGTTCGCTCTGATTTTGAATCAATAATTTGGCAGTACGAATACTTGATTACTCAAATAGTTACTAGGAAAAGAAGTGCGATAGATGGATCTAAATATGTGAAATTGTTCTATCTAAAAATAATTGATGAATTATTGCAAGGAACTCCTAATAACTTTGTTATCAGTAAAACCATAGCTGATCCAGATTTTAAACACTTAAAATTACAAGAAACAGATAGTACTGACAACGTTGAGAATCAAGATTTTTCACGAGCAACAAAGTCTGCTGTATTTATTAAAGAGGCGTTATCTCAAGCACTAAGATGTAAAATATGCCACGGCTATTTGCATAGTAATTCTATTCAAGTTGACCACATTCTCAGAAAGAGAGATGGTGGATCGGGTACTCAAGATAATGCTCAGTTAACTCATCCATACTGCAATTCAACTTTGAAAAACTAA
- a CDS encoding cytochrome P450, translating into MQLPAIPQSSKFIQRIQWVFNPLQLMETSARVHGECFALCLTSEQPIVLFSNPQAIQEIFTASLETFDAGKSNQIIKPLLGEKSLLLLDGVSHQSQRRLLTPPFHGERMKAYGQTIANITNQVISNWKIGTPFSVRSAMQEISLKVILQTVFGLHEGERFAQLEERLRSLLNLSASPMRASMLFFSALQVDLGAWSPWGKFLRQKQQIEKLLDLEIQERRDHPDASRNDILSLMLSARDEKGEPMTNEELRDELMTLLVAGHETTASALTWALYWIHRLPEVREKLLAELDNFGDNADLSEFARLPYLTAVCQETLRIYPIAMITSPRIVKTPMKISGYEFQPGIMLAPCIYLTHRRPDLYPEPQQFKPERFLERQFSQYEYIPFGGGNRRCLGMAFAMFEMKLVLATVLSNLEFALVDNIPVKPIRRGVTLAPSGGKWLVATRQRQRVGIPVGV; encoded by the coding sequence ATGCAACTCCCAGCTATTCCACAAAGTTCAAAATTTATACAGCGAATTCAGTGGGTTTTTAATCCTTTGCAACTGATGGAAACCTCTGCAAGGGTGCATGGAGAATGTTTTGCATTATGCCTGACTAGCGAGCAGCCAATAGTATTGTTTAGCAATCCCCAAGCAATTCAGGAAATTTTTACCGCTTCACTAGAAACTTTTGATGCTGGTAAGTCAAACCAAATTATCAAACCTTTGTTGGGTGAAAAGTCGTTACTTTTGCTAGATGGCGTCTCTCACCAAAGCCAGCGGCGGTTGTTAACGCCGCCTTTTCATGGAGAGCGGATGAAAGCTTACGGTCAAACTATTGCTAATATCACCAATCAAGTCATCAGCAATTGGAAAATAGGTACACCTTTTTCTGTCCGTTCGGCGATGCAAGAAATCTCTCTGAAGGTAATTTTACAAACTGTGTTTGGTCTGCATGAAGGAGAGCGGTTTGCACAATTGGAAGAACGACTGCGTTCTTTGCTAAATTTATCTGCTTCTCCAATGCGTGCAAGTATGTTGTTTTTCTCCGCATTACAAGTAGATTTGGGCGCGTGGAGTCCTTGGGGAAAATTTTTGCGTCAAAAACAGCAAATTGAAAAACTGCTGGATCTGGAAATTCAGGAACGCAGAGATCATCCTGATGCATCTCGCAACGATATCCTTTCTTTAATGTTGTCAGCACGGGACGAAAAGGGCGAACCGATGACTAATGAAGAGTTGCGCGATGAGTTGATGACTCTGTTAGTTGCCGGTCATGAAACTACCGCTTCAGCTTTAACATGGGCATTGTACTGGATTCATCGCTTGCCAGAAGTGCGGGAAAAACTGCTGGCTGAGTTAGATAATTTTGGTGATAATGCAGATTTGTCTGAATTTGCTCGTTTGCCTTATCTTACAGCAGTCTGCCAAGAGACGCTACGCATTTATCCTATCGCGATGATTACGTCACCTCGTATTGTCAAAACACCGATGAAAATCAGTGGTTATGAATTTCAACCGGGGATAATGCTTGCGCCTTGTATCTATTTAACCCATCGCCGCCCGGATTTATATCCAGAACCGCAACAGTTTAAACCAGAGCGTTTTTTAGAACGGCAGTTTTCACAGTATGAATATATCCCCTTTGGTGGGGGGAATCGTCGTTGTTTGGGTATGGCGTTTGCTATGTTTGAAATGAAGCTGGTTTTAGCTACGGTGTTGTCAAATTTGGAGTTTGCGTTGGTTGATAATATACCTGTTAAGCCTATCCGCCGGGGTGTGACTTTAGCGCCTTCTGGGGGTAAGTGGTTGGTTGCAACCCGTCAGCGGCAAAGGGTGGGGATTCCGGTTGGGGTGTAG
- a CDS encoding saccharopine dehydrogenase family protein, producing MTDRVLIIGGRGRIGSSVAQDLVTHTQAQITITGRSPETGQAVNVSSGGREQFLVLDLAEVDKLREAIANSDLVIHCAGPFHYRDTNVLELCIAQGVNYVDVSDHRSYTSKALNYHQQAAAAGVTAIINTGIFPGISNSMVRQGIEQFDIPEKIHLSYLVSGSGGAGITVMRTTFLGLQHPFEAWINGNWRLIKPYTDREAINFPSPYGRNGVYWFDMPETFTLPHAFPSVKTVITKFGSVPDFYNHLTWIAAHIFPKWLMQRRYMIEFLSHVSHLMTDVTNNFSGIGVAVRAEVTGQKNGETAVYCATALHENTAIASGYGTGSIAQLLLDGKLNKPGVFPVEEALPTNLFIQVMQSRGIQINHNWLSPS from the coding sequence ATGACAGACCGGGTTTTGATTATTGGAGGACGGGGGCGAATTGGTAGCAGTGTGGCTCAGGATCTAGTCACCCATACCCAGGCACAAATTACCATCACTGGGCGTTCTCCAGAGACGGGACAGGCTGTGAATGTGTCATCGGGAGGGCGAGAACAGTTTCTGGTGTTGGATTTGGCGGAAGTTGACAAGCTGCGGGAGGCGATCGCAAATTCCGACTTAGTCATTCACTGCGCTGGGCCGTTTCACTACCGAGATACTAATGTTCTAGAACTCTGCATTGCCCAAGGCGTTAACTATGTAGATGTCAGCGATCACCGTTCCTATACCAGCAAAGCTCTTAACTATCATCAGCAAGCTGCCGCTGCTGGTGTAACCGCAATCATTAATACTGGCATTTTTCCCGGCATTTCCAACAGCATGGTACGTCAGGGCATCGAGCAATTTGATATCCCAGAAAAGATACATTTAAGTTATTTAGTTTCTGGTTCTGGCGGTGCTGGTATTACGGTGATGCGGACAACTTTTCTGGGGTTACAACATCCTTTTGAAGCTTGGATTAATGGTAATTGGCGGTTAATTAAACCTTACACCGACCGAGAAGCTATTAACTTTCCTTCCCCCTATGGACGCAATGGCGTTTACTGGTTTGATATGCCAGAAACTTTTACCCTGCCCCATGCCTTTCCATCAGTGAAAACTGTAATAACTAAATTTGGCTCTGTTCCTGATTTTTATAACCACCTAACTTGGATAGCAGCACATATATTTCCTAAATGGTTAATGCAGCGTCGTTACATGATTGAATTTTTGTCTCATGTCAGTCATTTAATGACCGATGTCACCAATAACTTTAGTGGTATTGGGGTAGCAGTACGTGCAGAAGTTACAGGACAAAAAAATGGCGAAACAGCCGTTTATTGTGCAACTGCGCTACATGAAAATACCGCCATCGCTTCAGGCTACGGCACAGGAAGCATCGCCCAATTATTGCTAGATGGCAAACTCAACAAACCAGGAGTTTTCCCTGTAGAAGAAGCATTGCCTACAAATTTATTTATTCAAGTAATGCAAAGCCGAGGAATTCAAATTAATCATAATTGGTTATCGCCATCTTAA
- a CDS encoding cation:proton antiporter yields MVDIYIIDLLVIGLLLLGVTLGSGWISRLPLSFALIYLVVGIFLGPYGLGLIELRRDEVFNAEFLERLTEFVVIISVFSCGLKIVMPLNLAVWDITVRLIGFLMPISIFGLAAVGKLFLGMDWGAAILLGAILAPTDPVLASEVQLTDTNDQDELRFGLTSEGGLNDALAFPFVYFGLYALKDNNWDNWFKQWVLVDLIWAIASGIVMGIIVAKAVVWIDKRIQKRRSVDELMEDFIAIGAILLTYSLTEIINGYGFLAVFVAGLVVQQSYKNPEQPLAQLEFLERVEKLLEVGTILLLGSILLWPQMLKYATQSLLVIVLLFFVIRPLGVWISTIGKRPVDSSRRSLNSGTRWLFGWFGIRGVGSLYYLGYAFGHGLKGEIGEQIAWITYTTIVVSVIVHGISATPLMNWYERNIANQIKPTRAATINEFK; encoded by the coding sequence ATGGTAGATATCTATATTATTGACTTACTTGTCATTGGTCTACTCTTGCTGGGAGTAACATTAGGTTCAGGCTGGATTTCGCGTTTACCTCTTTCCTTTGCCCTCATCTATCTAGTGGTTGGTATTTTTTTAGGTCCCTATGGCTTAGGGCTGATTGAATTGCGTCGTGATGAAGTATTTAATGCTGAGTTTTTGGAGCGCCTAACGGAATTTGTGGTGATTATTTCTGTATTTAGCTGCGGGTTAAAGATAGTTATGCCCCTAAACTTAGCTGTTTGGGATATCACAGTGCGGCTGATTGGGTTTTTGATGCCAATTTCAATTTTTGGCTTGGCTGCTGTGGGCAAATTATTTTTAGGAATGGATTGGGGTGCGGCTATTTTATTAGGCGCAATTCTCGCCCCAACCGACCCAGTTTTAGCTTCTGAAGTGCAACTGACTGATACAAATGATCAAGATGAGTTGCGGTTTGGTTTAACTTCTGAAGGTGGGTTAAATGATGCTCTAGCATTTCCTTTCGTTTATTTTGGTCTTTATGCTTTAAAAGATAATAACTGGGATAACTGGTTTAAACAATGGGTGTTAGTTGATTTAATTTGGGCGATTGCATCTGGCATTGTTATGGGAATTATTGTCGCTAAAGCAGTAGTTTGGATTGATAAAAGAATTCAAAAACGCCGTTCTGTTGATGAATTAATGGAAGATTTTATTGCTATTGGGGCGATTTTGCTTACTTATTCTCTAACAGAAATCATTAATGGCTATGGATTTCTGGCAGTATTTGTTGCTGGGTTAGTAGTTCAACAAAGTTACAAAAATCCAGAGCAGCCCTTGGCACAATTGGAATTTCTTGAGCGAGTGGAAAAGCTGCTAGAAGTAGGGACAATTTTGCTATTGGGGTCAATATTATTATGGCCACAAATGCTAAAATATGCAACTCAATCTTTGTTAGTCATAGTTTTGTTATTCTTTGTCATCCGACCTCTAGGGGTTTGGATCAGCACGATTGGTAAGCGTCCTGTTGATTCATCTCGCCGAAGTTTAAATTCAGGAACTCGCTGGTTATTTGGTTGGTTTGGCATTCGCGGTGTTGGCTCTTTATATTATCTTGGCTATGCATTTGGTCACGGATTAAAAGGCGAAATTGGTGAACAAATTGCTTGGATAACTTACACCACTATTGTAGTTTCTGTGATTGTGCATGGCATTAGTGCAACTCCATTAATGAATTGGTATGAACGCAATATTGCCAACCAGATAAAGCCTACTCGTGCTGCTACAATTAATGAATTTAAATAG
- a CDS encoding LmeA family phospholipid-binding protein yields the protein MPNQQKLEEQLISQVAEKTVSNELDEIEHIDINVQTDIGKMVQGQVDGVSLAGKGLVIQEHNLRVQEIKLQTNSIAINPLSALFGQIKLTEPVNAVAQIVLTEADINHALTSELSFSLVKSLELNVDSEIVSFEPQQTQVILAGEGKIEVRGKVLIKEKQNTRPLGYQAIIYPQTQSQPPMLKSFQCTEGEGVSVELILAAVQKVKELLNLPYFEWDDIAFKIKEMEVQKGILKVIVDANVRQIPSM from the coding sequence ATGCCCAATCAGCAAAAATTAGAGGAGCAATTAATCTCACAGGTAGCCGAAAAGACGGTATCCAACGAACTAGACGAAATAGAACACATAGATATAAATGTCCAAACCGATATCGGGAAGATGGTTCAGGGACAGGTTGATGGAGTTTCCCTAGCAGGAAAGGGATTAGTAATTCAAGAACACAACCTTAGAGTACAGGAAATAAAACTGCAAACAAACAGCATTGCTATCAATCCTCTAAGCGCTCTTTTTGGTCAAATTAAACTCACTGAACCAGTAAATGCCGTTGCTCAAATCGTCCTCACAGAAGCAGATATAAACCACGCCTTAACCTCAGAGCTTAGTTTCAGCTTAGTCAAAAGCTTAGAATTAAATGTAGATAGTGAAATTGTGAGTTTTGAACCACAACAAACCCAGGTAATTTTGGCTGGTGAGGGCAAAATAGAAGTTAGGGGAAAGGTGCTGATTAAAGAAAAACAAAATACTCGCCCTTTAGGTTATCAAGCGATAATATATCCCCAGACTCAATCCCAACCACCAATGCTAAAAAGTTTTCAATGCACCGAAGGAGAAGGGGTTTCAGTAGAATTAATTCTAGCTGCTGTGCAGAAAGTCAAAGAGCTACTAAACTTACCATATTTTGAGTGGGATGACATAGCATTTAAAATCAAAGAGATGGAAGTACAAAAGGGTATTTTAAAAGTTATAGTAGATGCTAACGTCAGGCAAATACCCTCAATGTGA